From bacterium, one genomic window encodes:
- a CDS encoding tetratricopeptide repeat protein, whose amino-acid sequence MNKWVIFILIGFILSGCPAKKEVEQPKIITSMQELQEDAGIQKQQILKKVDDYIEKKDYEKAVLELNKAIDLDPTDASLYYTLGDLYEQLGKDKESVEAFVKALQLDKEKKTEDRGTRSDF is encoded by the coding sequence ATGAATAAATGGGTAATTTTTATATTAATAGGATTTATATTGAGTGGTTGTCCCGCCAAAAAAGAAGTAGAACAACCAAAGATTATTACCAGTATGCAGGAATTACAAGAGGATGCAGGTATTCAAAAACAACAAATCCTTAAAAAAGTAGACGATTATATTGAAAAGAAAGATTACGAAAAAGCGGTTTTGGAATTAAATAAAGCCATCGACTTAGACCCGACGGATGCCTCATTGTATTATACACTCGGCGACCTCTATGAGCAATTGGGTAAAGATAAAGAGTCTGTTGAGGCATTTGTTAAGGCATTGCAACTGGATAAGGAAAAGAAGACTGAGGATAGAGGGACGAGGTCAGATTTCTAA